The Corvus moneduloides isolate bCorMon1 chromosome 4, bCorMon1.pri, whole genome shotgun sequence genomic interval gatgtttttctgtgttgtgaGTTAACTGGATGGGCAGTGAGTTTCTTGGaactttctgtgctttcttaTGTGCACAGGAGGTcaacatcttttaaaattgtgGTTTTCATACTATATTTGCTGCTTTGGGAGATAAATTACAGAGTTGTAAGAAAGATGATGCATTCTTCACTGTATTAACCTTTTGGTTGCTGTTTTGAACCTCAAGTAGCCACTGGATATTTGGCCACTACTCAATAGTTCATCTGATGTGCTGGGGAGCATCACCACCAACTGTAGCGAGCAGAGGCACAAGTCCTTGGTGTTGACAAGAGCCTGTGTCACAACTGCCTTTAGCACAGCTGGCATCAAATATTTCCATTGTGGACATCATTTTGACAGAGGCCAAGTTTTGAGTGTGCACAAAGTCCAACTGTGCTACCACATAATCCAACTGCAAACCGAAGCAGTAGCAATGACACAGGACTGACTCCGTGGACAACCAATGAGTTTCCTATCAAGTCTATTGACAGAGTAATGGGGAAGCTTCAGAGAACtcactttgaaatatttcttccctcAATACTGAATTATTCCCTTGGAGATCACCTACATCTGTTCAAAGAGATCTGTGATGCTTCTAAATGCATCAGAGAGGGGGAGCAAAACACAGGCTAGGCAGTGTTTCTGTTTCACTTCTGTGAAATGAGGTATTCTGCACAGTAAACAACAGCTCCAAAATTCAAGTCAGACCTGTGAGGAAACACTGTATCAGAACCTAGcctaaatgaaaggaaataagcTGCATCTCCATTCTTATTTAATCATTTTACATGAGACAGAAGTTTAAAGTAGTAACCCTTTCAAAGTTCTGAATCTTACCTCATCAACTTGTTTTACTTGTTTATATTCCACCTCATCTCTGTATCCAGCTTGCTGAAATCTGTATAAGTTCTCTACATCATCTGACCATATTTTGGCACGATGCATAGATTTTGGTTTCATGTCAGCTTTACTCATGACTTCAGAAACTTCAGACTTCTTCCTGAAATTagacaggaaaattaaatagaGAAGACAGAAGCAAGTGATTTTGTTGGGGACACAGAGTAACagatagaaaacaaaatttaaaataaaggaattacAGAGTTCAAAGTCTGAggttaaaaaaggaagaagttaTAAACAGctgtaatgaaattaaatgcacTGCTTGATCTCAAACAAACCCAACTCATCTGTACTTCCATACACATCTTGACTCAACCTTCCTAAAACTTAATTGTGCAAAttgatgcattaaaaaaatattaaatgcaatattttttaaatttcacgTCTTCGCATTTGTGTCCCCTTGGGGCAGGCAGGCagatttccagatttttctttattgctcCTGAAGTGACACAAAACTGGGAACCACAGAATGAAGATCTGGGCTGTTACTGAAGAACAGCAAACACTCAGGAtaggagaggagggggaaggagaagtgtGCAGCCAGTCACATGGCCACAGTGCAGACGACAGAGATGAGGTCTTGGCAGATAAACTGGATAAGGAGACAAGGCACACAGCCTGCCAGAATTCACC includes:
- the MEIG1 gene encoding meiosis expressed gene 1 protein homolog isoform X2, with the protein product MSKADMKPKSMHRAKIWSDDVENLYRFQQAGYRDEVEYKQVKQVDEVECWPETGFVKKLQRRDNTFYYYNRQRECEDKDVRKVKVYVY